The following proteins are co-located in the Acidimicrobiales bacterium genome:
- a CDS encoding universal stress protein yields the protein MEEPKADRSWVVGVDGSPNSLAALRWALINSAGRADRIVAVAAWQHTQGDPDPPTPVVERTMQHRLELQELLVAVGADERAVAVSRFGSPVDALLEVSRSGDLIVVGSRERGRVRRTLAGSVSHECAVRARVPVVVVPPTLRPFSPIERIVVGFDGSANARQALAWTLDFSGPDAEVVVVVATGSRRSGRAFQRGTGTVTPDFEALVGEISGEAGPAGRVRLAVEATEPIAALATHSRTASLLVLGARGKGAVAAALLGSVSSRYVSKPPCPLALVPALLQPSGRHTRGDDQIL from the coding sequence ATGGAGGAGCCGAAGGCCGATCGGTCATGGGTTGTCGGGGTCGATGGATCGCCCAACTCGCTGGCGGCTCTGCGCTGGGCGCTCATCAACAGCGCGGGCCGGGCCGACCGGATCGTCGCGGTCGCCGCATGGCAACACACTCAAGGCGACCCAGACCCGCCGACTCCGGTGGTCGAGCGAACGATGCAGCACCGCCTCGAGCTTCAGGAACTGCTGGTGGCGGTGGGCGCGGACGAGCGGGCGGTGGCGGTTTCGCGATTCGGTTCGCCGGTCGACGCGTTGCTGGAGGTGTCTCGCTCGGGCGATCTGATCGTGGTGGGCAGTCGCGAGCGAGGCCGGGTTCGACGCACCCTGGCGGGCTCGGTCAGCCACGAGTGTGCTGTGCGCGCCCGCGTGCCGGTGGTGGTGGTTCCGCCGACTCTGAGGCCGTTCTCGCCCATCGAGCGCATCGTCGTGGGTTTCGACGGGTCTGCCAACGCTCGCCAGGCGCTTGCCTGGACGCTCGATTTCTCGGGCCCCGACGCGGAGGTGGTGGTCGTGGTGGCCACCGGATCCAGGCGTTCGGGTCGTGCGTTTCAGCGGGGGACTGGCACCGTCACCCCTGACTTCGAAGCACTTGTCGGCGAGATTTCTGGCGAGGCGGGCCCGGCGGGGCGTGTGCGGTTGGCGGTGGAGGCCACCGAACCGATCGCAGCCTTGGCCACCCATTCTCGAACTGCCTCGCTGCTGGTTCTGGGAGCCAGGGGCAAGGGAGCGGTGGCGGCCGCCCTCCTGGGGTCGGTTTCCAGCAGGTACGTGTCCAAGCCTCCGTGCCCTCTGGCCTTGGTGCCGGCCCTGCTGCAACCGTCGGGTCGACACACCCGAGGCGACGATCAGATCCTCTAG
- the arsJ gene encoding organoarsenical effux MFS transporter ArsJ, giving the protein MQLRNYALVTAGYWAFTLTDGALRMLVLLHFHDLGYSPVSIAFLFLLYEFMGIVTNLIGGWVGARSGLNRTLLFGLGLQIVALVALTFHEAGWQELASVAYVMGFQALSGVAKDLTKMSSKSAVKFIAGEGALFRLVAVLTGSKNALKGVGFFLGAALLQWIGYDASLWTMAALIAVALVLVGALLNEDIGKAKNKPAVKSILSKSPAINRLSAARFFLFGSRDIWFVVALPVFLDDTLGWSFYGIGAFLAAWVIGYGMVQSVAPRILGSTRGDLDAEISAARTWALALAAVSAAIAVMVALDIATTLAIVGGLVVFGVVFAVNSSLHSYLILAYSKGDDVSLDVGFYYSANAAGRLVGTLLSGALYLWGGLDAALWGSTSFVISTWLLSMRLSPAVSEQPSSPAATDR; this is encoded by the coding sequence GTGCAGCTTCGCAACTACGCGCTGGTGACCGCCGGCTATTGGGCGTTCACCCTCACCGACGGCGCGCTGCGCATGTTGGTGCTATTGCACTTCCACGACCTCGGCTACTCGCCGGTGTCGATTGCATTCTTGTTCCTGCTCTATGAATTCATGGGCATAGTCACCAACCTGATCGGCGGCTGGGTGGGCGCACGCTCGGGCCTGAACCGCACACTGTTGTTCGGTCTGGGGCTGCAGATAGTGGCCCTCGTCGCACTGACGTTCCACGAAGCCGGCTGGCAAGAGCTGGCGTCGGTGGCCTACGTGATGGGTTTCCAGGCACTTTCGGGTGTCGCCAAAGACCTCACAAAGATGAGCTCCAAGAGCGCGGTCAAGTTCATCGCAGGTGAGGGTGCGCTGTTTCGCCTGGTCGCAGTCCTGACCGGTTCGAAGAACGCTCTGAAGGGTGTCGGCTTCTTCCTGGGTGCGGCCCTGCTCCAGTGGATCGGATACGACGCCTCTCTGTGGACCATGGCTGCCCTGATTGCGGTCGCCCTGGTTCTGGTGGGCGCGCTGCTGAACGAAGACATCGGAAAGGCCAAGAACAAGCCGGCCGTGAAGTCGATCCTGTCGAAGTCGCCTGCCATCAACCGGCTGTCTGCGGCCAGGTTCTTCCTGTTCGGATCGCGCGACATCTGGTTCGTCGTAGCTCTTCCGGTGTTTCTGGACGACACGCTCGGCTGGTCGTTCTACGGAATCGGCGCCTTCCTGGCCGCCTGGGTGATCGGCTACGGGATGGTGCAATCGGTCGCCCCCAGGATCCTCGGCTCGACTCGTGGCGACCTCGACGCCGAGATATCGGCCGCACGGACGTGGGCCTTGGCGTTGGCGGCGGTGTCAGCCGCCATTGCGGTGATGGTGGCACTCGACATCGCGACCACGCTCGCCATCGTGGGCGGTTTGGTCGTGTTCGGCGTCGTCTTCGCCGTCAACTCGTCGCTGCACTCGTATCTGATCCTGGCCTACAGCAAGGGCGATGACGTCAGCCTCGACGTCGGGTTCTACTACTCGGCCAATGCAGCGGGTCGTCTCGTCGGCACCCTGCTGTCTGGAGCGCTCTATCTGTGGGGCGGTCTCGATGCGGCGCTTTGGGGATCCACATCGTTCGTGATTTCGACCTGGTTGCTGTCGATGCGGCTGAGCCCCGCGGTCAGTGAGCAGCCTTCTTCGCCAGCGGCAACCGACCGATGA
- a CDS encoding cation:proton antiporter regulatory subunit, whose translation MTELIETKLPGVGTIHTFEAESGTRVGVISHHGGRREVAIYHRDDPDCVSESANLSPEEARILADLLGGTTVSQRLDDLRQDIAGLAIDWLPIRDDSPYAGKTIGDTEMRRRTGVSIVALVRNERPIPAPEPDQGLRAGDTAVVVGTPQGINMAIELLS comes from the coding sequence ATGACCGAGCTGATCGAGACCAAGCTCCCCGGAGTCGGCACCATTCACACGTTCGAGGCCGAGTCGGGCACTCGAGTTGGGGTGATTTCTCACCACGGCGGACGCCGCGAGGTCGCGATCTACCACCGCGACGACCCCGATTGCGTCAGCGAATCCGCCAACCTGTCGCCCGAGGAAGCTCGCATCCTGGCCGATCTTCTCGGTGGCACGACGGTTTCGCAGCGCCTCGACGATCTTCGACAAGACATCGCAGGCCTGGCCATCGACTGGCTGCCGATTCGAGACGACAGTCCCTATGCCGGCAAGACGATCGGCGATACCGAGATGCGACGGCGTACCGGCGTGTCGATCGTTGCCCTGGTTCGCAACGAGCGTCCCATTCCGGCGCCCGAACCGGACCAGGGGCTCAGGGCGGGCGACACCGCCGTGGTCGTGGGCACACCCCAGGGCATAAACATGGCCATCGAACTCCTGAGCTGA
- a CDS encoding AMP-binding protein yields the protein MSDSEPGDVPRPWLATYPAEIPSTIKPRHTSVLGYWDELVDSSPDSPIIHYFDDTLTVARLDDDVNALAAWLSDVGVAAGDRVAVYLQNDPHWLTSMLACWRIGAIAVAVNPMLKSRELAKQLADCSPEVVVCLDELLPTVEGAVDEAGLSPSVLVVASPGAVGGTTEHTRFADVLADRDGARVPRRTPPPDEPAMLTYTSGTTGASKGAVNTHGNIVHSTVVYERWLDVTADDVILGVAPLFHVTGLVAHMAIAAVAGAPLVLFHRFEPAEALRLIERWRVTFTMGSITVFVALMSHPNFDETDLSSLRCVASGGAPISPAIVQRFEDATGAYILSVYGLTETTSPSHLTPPGLRAPIDPGTGALSVGLPVSDADVWVVDPQTREPMPIGEPGEIVIAGPMIVPEYWGKPAETQHAIPAGRLHTGDIGFMNSEGWFWLIDRSKDQINAAGYKVWPREVEDVLYEHEAVREAAVVGMADGYRGETVVAFVSLRPGMSADPEELVDHCRQRLAAYKYPRRIDILEELPKTASGKIMRRVLRDGGDVS from the coding sequence ATGAGCGACAGCGAACCCGGCGACGTGCCCAGGCCTTGGCTCGCTACTTACCCGGCCGAGATCCCATCGACGATCAAGCCGAGACACACATCGGTCCTCGGCTACTGGGACGAGCTGGTCGATTCGAGCCCCGACTCGCCGATCATCCACTACTTCGATGACACCCTGACAGTCGCTCGGTTGGACGACGACGTGAACGCGCTCGCCGCGTGGCTTTCCGACGTCGGGGTTGCTGCCGGTGATCGGGTGGCCGTTTACCTGCAGAACGACCCGCATTGGCTGACCTCGATGCTGGCGTGCTGGCGTATCGGAGCTATCGCCGTTGCCGTGAACCCCATGTTGAAGTCTCGTGAGCTTGCCAAACAGTTGGCCGACTGCTCTCCCGAGGTAGTGGTGTGTCTCGACGAACTGCTGCCCACCGTCGAGGGGGCCGTCGACGAGGCGGGCCTGTCGCCCAGTGTGTTGGTGGTGGCGAGCCCGGGTGCGGTCGGCGGCACAACCGAACACACGCGTTTCGCCGACGTCCTCGCAGATCGAGACGGGGCTCGGGTGCCCAGGCGAACACCGCCGCCCGACGAGCCGGCGATGCTTACCTACACGTCTGGCACAACCGGAGCCTCGAAGGGCGCCGTCAACACGCACGGCAACATCGTGCACAGCACCGTCGTCTACGAGCGGTGGCTCGATGTCACAGCCGACGACGTCATCTTGGGTGTGGCGCCACTGTTCCACGTCACCGGGTTGGTGGCCCACATGGCCATAGCGGCGGTGGCGGGCGCGCCGCTGGTGCTCTTCCATCGATTCGAGCCAGCCGAGGCGCTCCGTTTGATCGAGCGCTGGCGCGTCACCTTCACCATGGGTTCGATCACGGTGTTCGTCGCGCTGATGTCACATCCGAACTTCGACGAGACCGACCTGTCGTCCCTGCGATGTGTTGCATCGGGTGGTGCGCCAATAAGCCCAGCCATTGTTCAGCGCTTCGAGGATGCCACCGGCGCATACATCCTCAGCGTGTACGGGCTCACCGAGACGACATCGCCCAGCCACCTCACACCGCCCGGGCTGCGTGCCCCTATCGACCCCGGCACCGGTGCCCTCAGCGTCGGGTTGCCGGTGTCGGATGCCGACGTTTGGGTGGTCGACCCGCAGACACGGGAGCCGATGCCCATCGGCGAGCCGGGCGAGATCGTCATCGCAGGGCCCATGATCGTGCCCGAGTACTGGGGAAAGCCGGCCGAGACCCAACACGCCATTCCGGCCGGCAGATTGCATACCGGCGACATCGGCTTCATGAACAGTGAGGGGTGGTTCTGGCTGATCGACCGGTCGAAAGATCAGATCAACGCCGCCGGATACAAGGTGTGGCCTCGCGAGGTCGAGGACGTTCTGTACGAACACGAGGCGGTTCGGGAGGCAGCGGTAGTGGGCATGGCCGACGGCTACAGAGGCGAGACGGTCGTGGCCTTCGTGTCGTTGCGACCTGGAATGTCGGCCGATCCTGAAGAATTGGTCGACCACTGTCGCCAGAGGTTGGCTGCCTACAAATATCCGAGGCGCATCGACATCCTCGAAGAGTTGCCCAAGACGGCGTCGGGGAAGATCATGCGCAGAGTGCTTCGCGATGGGGGAGATGTTTCATGA
- a CDS encoding ArsJ-associated glyceraldehyde-3-phosphate dehydrogenase, with protein sequence MTTRIGINGFGRIGRLVVRALAHHPELQLAHVNEIAGDPRTSAHLLEFDTVHGRFDAQISSDDEGFSLNGAPVAHTSIAEPGSVPWTRSGVDMVLECSGKFRTTELLDPYLQAGVRKVIVAAPVKSEGVLNIVMGCNDHLYDPAADHIVTAASCTTNCLAPVVKVIHESVGIERGVITTIHDVTNTQVVVDAPHKDLRRARSALNSLIPTSTGSATAITMIYPELSGKLDGVAVRVPLLNASLTDAVFTVARDVTADEVNDLFRTAAQGELQGILGFEDRPLVSADYVNDTRSGIVDGPSTMVVDNRMVKVLAWYDNEYGYAFRMADLAAKVAASLVS encoded by the coding sequence GTGACGACACGCATAGGAATCAACGGCTTCGGGCGCATCGGGCGCCTGGTGGTGAGGGCCCTGGCCCACCACCCCGAACTGCAACTGGCCCACGTCAACGAGATCGCCGGCGACCCGCGCACGTCGGCCCACCTGCTCGAGTTCGACACCGTTCACGGGCGGTTCGACGCACAGATCTCATCCGACGACGAGGGGTTCAGCCTGAACGGCGCGCCGGTCGCCCATACATCGATCGCAGAACCCGGCTCGGTGCCCTGGACCCGAAGCGGGGTCGACATGGTGCTCGAGTGCTCTGGCAAGTTCCGCACCACCGAGCTGCTCGACCCATACCTGCAGGCCGGCGTACGCAAGGTGATCGTCGCCGCGCCGGTGAAGAGCGAGGGTGTTCTCAACATCGTGATGGGCTGCAACGACCACCTATACGACCCGGCGGCCGACCACATAGTCACAGCGGCCTCCTGCACCACCAATTGCCTCGCCCCGGTGGTGAAGGTGATCCACGAATCGGTGGGTATCGAACGGGGCGTCATCACCACCATCCACGACGTCACCAACACCCAGGTGGTCGTCGACGCCCCGCACAAGGACCTGCGCCGGGCCCGATCGGCCCTCAACTCGCTGATTCCCACATCGACCGGCTCGGCGACAGCTATCACGATGATCTACCCCGAGTTGTCCGGAAAGCTCGACGGGGTGGCGGTGCGTGTCCCACTGCTGAACGCATCGCTGACCGACGCGGTGTTCACCGTTGCACGCGACGTGACCGCAGACGAGGTCAACGACCTCTTCCGAACCGCGGCGCAAGGTGAGCTACAGGGCATCCTGGGCTTCGAAGACCGGCCGCTGGTGTCGGCCGACTACGTCAACGACACCCGCTCTGGCATCGTCGATGGGCCCTCGACGATGGTGGTCGACAACCGGATGGTCAAGGTGCTCGCCTGGTACGACAACGAATACGGCTACGCATTTCGGATGGCTGACCTGGCGGCCAAGGTCGCCGCATCGCTGGTGAGCTGA
- a CDS encoding cation:proton antiporter: protein MIAAGAPGTAALLVELGGILVALAVLGRLAARWGIPSIPLYLIAGLAVGEGGFVELVTARDFIESGAQIGVILLLLLLGLEYTGDELTSALREQAPAGAVDLVLNASPGVILGLTLGWDYRAALLLGGITYISSSGIIAKVLADLGRTGNRETPVVLAILVTEDLVMALYLPLMAGLLIGGNALAITFEVVLAVTAVVVTLVIAVKHGSKLSALLFDRSDENLLLSLLGLALLVAGLAEQVQASAAVGAFLVGIAISGPAERAARTILAPLRDLFAALFFAFFGLQIDPSQLPAALPLAIGLAVVTSLTKLATGWWSAKRAGIDLPGRLRAGTTLIARGEFSIVIAGIAVAEGIEDDLGPLAAAYVLLLAVLGPLLARVSDQAARRIALSRRSRKASETDTG from the coding sequence ATGATCGCTGCGGGGGCACCGGGCACAGCTGCACTTCTCGTCGAGCTGGGCGGGATTCTGGTCGCGCTCGCCGTGCTTGGCCGGCTCGCGGCTCGCTGGGGTATCCCTTCGATTCCGCTGTACCTCATCGCCGGCCTGGCGGTCGGCGAGGGCGGCTTCGTCGAGCTGGTCACTGCACGAGACTTCATAGAAAGTGGCGCCCAGATCGGCGTGATCTTGTTGCTGCTGCTTCTCGGCCTCGAATACACGGGCGACGAGCTGACATCGGCCTTGCGAGAGCAGGCGCCGGCCGGAGCGGTCGACCTGGTGTTGAACGCCTCGCCGGGGGTGATTCTGGGTCTGACCCTCGGGTGGGACTATCGGGCCGCGCTGTTGCTAGGCGGCATCACCTACATCTCATCGTCGGGAATCATCGCCAAGGTCCTGGCCGATCTGGGGCGGACCGGCAACCGCGAGACACCGGTGGTGCTTGCCATCCTGGTCACCGAAGACCTGGTGATGGCGCTGTACCTGCCCCTCATGGCCGGGTTGCTGATCGGCGGCAACGCTCTGGCTATCACCTTCGAGGTCGTGCTTGCGGTAACCGCAGTGGTCGTCACGCTGGTGATCGCGGTCAAACACGGCTCAAAGCTCAGCGCCCTGTTGTTCGACCGCTCAGACGAGAACCTGCTGCTGAGCCTGTTGGGTTTGGCCCTGTTGGTCGCCGGCCTCGCCGAGCAGGTCCAGGCATCGGCCGCCGTGGGCGCGTTCTTGGTCGGCATCGCCATCAGCGGGCCCGCCGAAAGGGCCGCACGAACCATCCTGGCGCCTCTGCGCGATCTGTTCGCCGCCTTGTTCTTCGCGTTCTTCGGTCTGCAGATAGACCCTTCGCAGCTGCCCGCCGCCTTGCCGCTGGCGATCGGCCTGGCCGTCGTCACCAGCCTCACCAAGCTGGCTACAGGGTGGTGGAGCGCCAAACGAGCCGGAATCGACCTTCCGGGCAGGCTGCGCGCCGGCACCACACTGATAGCGCGTGGCGAGTTCTCGATCGTCATCGCCGGCATCGCTGTCGCCGAAGGAATCGAGGACGACCTGGGCCCACTTGCAGCGGCCTATGTGCTGTTGCTGGCGGTTCTGGGGCCTCTTCTGGCGCGGGTGTCCGATCAAGCCGCTCGAAGGATCGCCCTGAGCCGTCGCTCGCGAAAGGCCTCCGAAACCGACACCGGTTGA
- a CDS encoding DUF808 domain-containing protein has product MAGGLVGLLDDIASLAKLAAASVDDVGAAASRASMKAAGVVVDDTAVTPTYVHGLAAERELPIIGRIAKGSLKNKLLFILPAALILSEFVPILVEIILMCGGAFLSFEGAEKIHHKLAHRDAHAPEDDLPAVALGADAEQRTVAGAIRTDFILSGEIMVIALKEVIDEGFVSRAVILAIVAVVITIIVYGLVAVIVKMDDVGLKLVERGGSTDRLGRLLVLGMPKVLTFLSVVGTAAMLWVGGHILLVGTDELGWHGPYEWVHHLEEQVHDVGGVGGFLAWLINTAISAVVGLVVGFVLVFVIGRLPLAKKAAH; this is encoded by the coding sequence ATGGCTGGTGGCCTGGTCGGCCTTCTAGATGACATCGCATCGCTGGCGAAGCTCGCTGCGGCGTCGGTGGACGACGTCGGCGCTGCTGCCAGCCGGGCCAGCATGAAGGCCGCAGGAGTTGTGGTCGACGACACCGCCGTCACCCCTACGTACGTTCATGGCCTTGCGGCCGAGCGCGAGCTTCCGATAATCGGGCGCATCGCCAAGGGCTCGCTCAAGAACAAGCTGCTGTTCATACTGCCCGCGGCGTTGATCCTCAGCGAGTTCGTGCCGATCCTGGTCGAGATCATCTTGATGTGTGGCGGGGCGTTCCTGAGCTTCGAGGGCGCAGAGAAGATCCACCACAAGCTGGCACACAGAGATGCCCACGCCCCCGAGGACGATCTTCCGGCGGTGGCTCTGGGCGCCGACGCCGAGCAAAGGACCGTAGCCGGGGCCATCAGAACCGACTTCATCTTGTCCGGCGAGATCATGGTGATCGCCCTGAAAGAGGTCATCGACGAGGGGTTCGTGTCGCGAGCGGTGATCCTGGCCATCGTTGCGGTTGTCATCACCATCATCGTCTATGGGCTGGTAGCGGTCATCGTGAAGATGGACGATGTGGGCCTGAAGTTGGTCGAGCGTGGAGGCTCGACAGATCGACTCGGTCGCCTGTTGGTGCTGGGTATGCCCAAGGTGCTGACGTTCCTGTCGGTAGTAGGCACCGCGGCGATGCTGTGGGTCGGCGGGCACATCTTGCTGGTCGGCACCGACGAACTCGGCTGGCACGGCCCATACGAGTGGGTCCACCACCTCGAGGAACAGGTTCACGACGTGGGCGGTGTGGGCGGGTTCCTGGCCTGGCTGATCAACACCGCGATATCGGCGGTGGTGGGGCTGGTTGTGGGGTTCGTCCTGGTGTTCGTCATCGGTCGGTTGCCGCTGGCGAAGAAGGCTGCTCACTGA
- a CDS encoding universal stress protein, whose translation MSAFSSALYCSLEPEQDAAALRQLRPILEATGAELTIMGCVEEPSGLQRMFKRSGQVDQIVEAARGAERERLERFAKRVHLDDADVRVDSGTAAIAIIHQVLRAEHDLVVVGAGVETPHKATIKRLLRKCPAPVWVIRPSRARKPRVMAAVNPEPAELDLNLDIMATAATMHELAGGELHVVHAWELYGEDSLRYSAFMHLPEDDVEKMLAQELEGRTQALDELVASPSIARWPWRKHLRKGRPAVAVVDAVADQKINLLVLGSVARGGIPGLVMGNTAETILDKVTCSVLALKPDGFVSPIAHPNDG comes from the coding sequence ATGTCTGCGTTCAGCAGCGCCCTCTATTGCTCGTTGGAACCCGAGCAGGACGCCGCGGCGCTCAGACAGCTGAGGCCGATCCTGGAGGCCACCGGCGCCGAGCTGACCATAATGGGGTGCGTCGAGGAACCTTCGGGGCTTCAGCGCATGTTCAAGCGCTCGGGTCAGGTCGACCAGATCGTCGAGGCAGCCCGCGGGGCCGAGCGCGAGCGGCTCGAGCGATTCGCAAAGCGGGTCCATCTGGACGACGCCGACGTCAGGGTCGACTCGGGCACCGCTGCCATCGCCATCATCCACCAGGTTCTTCGCGCTGAACACGACCTCGTCGTAGTCGGCGCAGGCGTGGAAACCCCGCACAAGGCCACCATCAAGCGTCTGTTGCGCAAATGCCCTGCACCTGTGTGGGTGATCCGCCCAAGCAGGGCCCGCAAGCCGAGGGTCATGGCTGCGGTCAACCCCGAGCCCGCCGAACTCGACCTGAACCTCGACATCATGGCAACCGCAGCGACAATGCACGAACTGGCCGGCGGCGAGCTGCACGTGGTTCACGCATGGGAGCTGTACGGCGAAGACTCATTGCGCTATTCGGCCTTCATGCACCTGCCGGAAGACGACGTCGAGAAGATGCTCGCCCAAGAGCTCGAAGGTCGCACGCAGGCGCTGGACGAATTGGTCGCGAGCCCATCGATCGCCCGCTGGCCCTGGCGCAAACACCTTCGCAAGGGAAGGCCGGCCGTAGCGGTGGTAGACGCTGTTGCCGACCAGAAGATCAACCTCCTGGTGCTTGGCAGTGTGGCCAGGGGTGGGATCCCGGGCCTGGTCATGGGCAACACCGCTGAGACCATTCTGGACAAGGTGACCTGCTCGGTGCTGGCGCTGAAACCCGACGGCTTCGTGTCGCCCATCGCCCATCCCAACGACGGGTAG
- a CDS encoding aminotransferase class III-fold pyridoxal phosphate-dependent enzyme — protein MTDSSTSGFTDAELETMIQAAHREYAAARPRSRAAHERARKVLAGGNTRSVLHFDPFPFRVANGEGIVLEDIDGHRYVDFCGNYSAALLGHRPDSIRKAIDQALDRGWALGAVQEPEIELGELFCARFASVERVRFANSGTEANLMAVGTALHHTGRSGVGVFDHGYHGGVMAFGDLAGPHHPLNVPHRFHVSPFDDIAALDALFALPDLGCVLVEPVQGSGGCRPASNEFLSELRRRCDDTGVVLIFDEVMTSRLAPGGAQERYGVTPDLTTFGKYLAGGLSFGAFGGRADIMDAFDPAVGGRLSQAGTFNNNALSLAASVAVMRHELDDERIVAVNASGDRLREQLSQAFERSGAPLWVTGMGSMLCVHADDPRLVELFFHAMLARGHYVARRGYMALSMLITSEHIAELVDDASAWASGLVGR, from the coding sequence ATGACCGATTCGAGTACCAGCGGCTTCACGGATGCCGAATTGGAGACCATGATCCAGGCTGCGCACCGCGAGTATGCGGCCGCGCGTCCTCGCAGCCGTGCTGCCCACGAGCGGGCCCGCAAGGTGCTGGCGGGCGGCAACACCAGGTCGGTGCTGCACTTCGATCCGTTCCCGTTTCGTGTGGCCAACGGCGAAGGGATCGTGCTCGAAGACATCGACGGCCATCGCTATGTCGACTTCTGCGGCAACTACAGCGCAGCCCTTCTGGGCCATCGGCCCGATTCGATTCGCAAGGCCATCGACCAGGCTCTGGATCGCGGCTGGGCGCTGGGAGCCGTGCAAGAGCCCGAGATCGAACTCGGCGAGTTGTTCTGCGCCCGATTTGCCTCGGTCGAGCGGGTTCGTTTCGCCAACTCGGGCACAGAGGCCAACCTGATGGCCGTCGGCACGGCGCTGCATCACACGGGCCGCTCGGGAGTGGGGGTGTTCGACCACGGCTATCACGGCGGTGTGATGGCCTTCGGCGACTTGGCCGGACCGCACCATCCTCTGAACGTTCCACACCGGTTCCACGTTTCGCCCTTCGACGACATCGCCGCCCTAGATGCCCTGTTCGCCCTTCCAGACCTCGGGTGTGTTCTGGTCGAGCCGGTGCAGGGCTCGGGGGGCTGCAGACCTGCATCGAATGAGTTCTTGTCCGAGTTGCGCAGGCGCTGCGACGACACAGGGGTGGTGCTCATCTTCGACGAGGTGATGACCTCGCGCCTGGCGCCAGGCGGGGCACAGGAGCGATACGGAGTTACTCCCGACCTGACGACGTTCGGCAAATACCTGGCCGGTGGTCTCAGCTTCGGTGCCTTCGGAGGCCGAGCCGACATCATGGACGCCTTCGATCCGGCCGTGGGCGGGCGCCTGTCCCAGGCCGGAACCTTCAACAACAACGCCCTTTCCCTCGCTGCTTCGGTGGCGGTGATGCGCCACGAACTCGACGACGAACGCATCGTGGCCGTAAACGCAAGCGGCGATCGTCTGCGCGAGCAACTGTCGCAGGCCTTCGAGCGCTCGGGTGCTCCGCTGTGGGTCACCGGTATGGGGTCGATGTTGTGCGTCCACGCCGACGACCCCCGGCTCGTCGAGTTGTTCTTCCATGCGATGTTGGCTCGGGGCCACTATGTGGCCCGCAGGGGGTACATGGCCCTGTCGATGCTGATCACCAGCGAACACATCGCAGAACTGGTCGACGATGCGTCGGCGTGGGCCTCAGGTCTCGTCGGGCGTTGA